In Monodelphis domestica isolate mMonDom1 chromosome 4, mMonDom1.pri, whole genome shotgun sequence, one DNA window encodes the following:
- the C4H1orf94 gene encoding uncharacterized protein C1orf94 homolog isoform X10: MIPAQPTSAPPGALRDHDSTFQDEALEQSCSKDEISLLVEQEYLNLTKENLSLARDSPGELDTAGDAPELSRPVTPPFPPHVLAQAGSLPPSLAFGGDQLLGQKKAVGQAIQPMLSGPGDKEPPGRPDCDSVKSTVTGILRSAKGKGTKGGEEGIASLAASNSEISKLLAQFPLKHIESSKAPDNKMVLEETRVIKDFLQNSMFSGPGPKEPSGSAPLLPLPPPPLPALPEKAPELPGQKRQLPVFAKICSKPEADPSVEGLLAMERTPSSKELVKAPRDALVPSQWPQSRKDMCSEEGTGSSKASSMFVSLPSKKPPWPTEKNLLYEFLGAAKNPDGQLRLRSKTEVEGLELKFNAPMTIADKNNLKYTGNVFTPRFATALTSTALNQPLWLNLNYPPPPVFTNHSTFPQYQGLYQQRARMPYPQALHPQLGCYSRQVTPYNPQQMGQQIFRSSYTPLLSYIPFVQPGYSYPQRTPPKLSTSPRDPSPMAGDGPQYLFPQAYGFSSTSSGPLVNSPYFSSSGNGINF; the protein is encoded by the exons AGCTTTGGAGCAGAGCTGCAGCAAGGATGAGATCTCCCTCCTGGTGGAGCAAGAGTACTTGAACCTCACAAAAGAAAACTTGAGCCTGGCCAGAGACAGCCCTGGGGAGCTGGACACCGCAGGTGACGCCCCTGAGCTGAGCAGGCCGGTTACTCCGCCTTTCCCTCCTCATGTTCTGGCCCAGGCCGGGAGCCTTCCCCCATCTCTTGCCTTTGGGGGGGACCAGTTGTTGGGTCAGAAGAAGGCTGTGGGGCAGGCCATCCAGCCCATGCTCAGTGGGCCAGGGGACAAGGAGCCACCTGGCCGCCCTGACTGTGACTCAGTTAAGTCAACAGTTACAGGGATCCTGCGCTCAGCCAAGGGCAAGGGCACCAAGGGTGGGGAGGAGGGCATTGCCAGCCTTGCAGCCTCCAATTCAGAGATCAGCAAGCTCCTGGCCCAGTTCCCCCTGAAGCACATTGAGTCATCCAAGGCCCCTGACAACAAAATGGTGCTGGAGGAGACCAGAGTGATCAAGGACTTCCTTCAGAACAGTATGTTCAGTGGCCCTGGCCCCAAAGAGCCTTCAGGGTCTGCACCCCTGCTTCctctgccaccaccaccactgccagCACTGCCAGAGAAGGCCCCTGAGCTCCCGGGGCAGAAGAGACAGCTCCCAGTGTTTGCCAAGATCTGCTCCAAACCAGAGGCTGACCCCTCAGTAGAGGGGCTCCTTGCTATGG AGAGGACTCCAAGCTCCAAGGAACTGGTCAAGGCCCCCCGAGATGCCCTGGTTCCCAGCCAGTGGCCCCAGAGCCGGAAGGACATGTGCAGTGAGGAGGGCACTGGCAGCAGCAAAGCCAGCAGCATGTTTGTGTCCCTGCCCTCCAAAAAGCCACCATGGCCCACGGAAAAGAACCTGCTTTATGAGTTCCTCGGGGCAGCAAAGAATCCCGATGGACAGCTGAGATTACGGAGCAAAACAGAAGTCGAAGGGCTGGAGCTGAAGT TCAATGCACCAATGACAATTGCAGACAAGAACAACCTCAAGTACACTGGAAACGTGTTCACGCCACGCTTCGCCACAGCCTTGACCTCAACAGCACTGAATCAGCCGCTCTGGCTCAACCTGAATTATCCTCCACCTCCTGTCTTTACAAACCACTCAACCTTCCCACAATACCAG gGCCTGTATCAGCAGAGAGCACGGATGCCCTACCCTCAGGCGCTGCACCCCCAGCTGGGATGCTACTCCAGACAG GTGACGCCCTACAACCCGCAGCAGATGGGACAGCAGATTTTCAGATCATCGTATACCCCCTTGCTGAGTTACATCCCTTTTGTCCAGCCTGGCTATTCGTACCCACAGAGGACACCTCCTAAGCTGTCCACCAGCCCCCGTGACCCTTCCCCCATGGCAGGAGATGGGCCACAGTACCTCTTCCCCCAAGCTTATGG